In Candidatus Paceibacterota bacterium, the genomic stretch ATAAAAATATTGTGATAAAATCATCGTAGGGTGATAAATTGAAGTTTCTCGAAGAGATAAGATGCAAAATTTGCGAATTTGCGGCGAAGCCTGAAAATTTTCCGGATATAGAAACAAGGAGTTTCTTAAAGGAAGATTTTTACGGTCTGTCGGGCGCAAGTAAAGCGATTTTGAGGAAATTCGGGCACGATATCGCCAGCATGGAATGTCGTTTGGCGCTTCATGGAAGTCTTCTGATATGTCCCATCTGCGGAAACACCGGACAGTTTGATCTCAAGGCTCAGACAGCATAAAATGTAAAATAAATAAAAATAAATAAAAAATAAAACATTCATTCGCCATCCGGCGAGACGCAATCAATCTTTAGGTGCGACGCATAGTCCGCCTATATTTTTTATCAAATTTTACAGGACGATCGCAGGGGAATTGCCGGTGCGGTCATCGCATAAAATGTGTTGACAAATAAATATTTTATGCTAATCTTTATTAAGTAAAATAAATCAAAAAAGCATGACTGACAACAATTTTGACAAGATAAAAAAACTGATAAAGATCATCGGCGGAAAGGTGATCATTGTTGAAGATGGAAAACCGACCATGGTGATCATAGACGTGGATGAATATGCCAGGGTCAATGATGTCAAAAATGATTTTTCAAAGAGGAAGGAGGCGGAAGGGAATTTGGAAAGGATCAATCTGGATATAAATGTCTGGAAGAAAAAACAGGAAGAAAGGAGATTGAAGCAGATCGAAAATAATCTGAATTTGGACTGCAGGAAAGAGTTTAGGGCCGAAAAAGCGGCAGATAAGACGGATGAAGAAATGGTCGTGGAAGGGCTATAAAAACATTTCGGGACTGACTATTGACAATTTTGTTATATATGTGTAATATAGGTATATAACTTTAAGAACCAACAAATCAGTTATTCCGTATGGTTGAACGGCCGAGGGTCTTGTCAAATTTTTTATGTGTGCTAGAATGAATTGTATTGTTAAAAATAGCGTTAATAAGAAAGTATTTTATTTTATAAATTAAATAATTTATTAAGGCGGCGTCAGGCTGTCTTAATCGAAGGAGAAATATAAAAATGGCAGAACTATTTGATAGGTCAAAACCACATGTTAACGTCGGCACAATCGGCCATGTTGACCATGGAAAAACAACTTTGACCGCAGCTATAACCAGCTGTCTAGCCGGAGCCGGAAAAAAGTCACACAAGGTAAATGTTGATGATCTGGATAAGGCGCCGGAATCAAAAGCCAGAGGCATTACGATCGCCACTGCTCATGTTGAATATGAGACAGACGCGAGACATTATGCTCATGTTGATTGTCCGGGACATGCCGACTATATAAAGAACATGATCACAGGCGCAGCCCAGATGGACGGTGCTATTTTGGTCGTGGCGGCAACTGACGGTCCTATGCCTCAGACCAGAGAACACATTTTGCTCGCAAGGCAAGTCGGTGTTCCTGAGATCGTTGTTTTCATCAACAAGGTGGATATGGTGGATGATCCTGAACTTATTGATCTCGTTGAGGACGAAGTCAGGGAACTTTTGACGAAATATGAATTTGACGGTGCAAATACTGCTATTGTGAGAGGTTCAGCTCTCAAGGCTCTTGAATGCGGATGCGGCAAAGAAGAATGCGCAGCTTGCAAACCTGTTCTTGAACTCACCAAGGCTTTGGATGAAAGAATTCCGCAGCCGAAGAGAGAAACAGACAAACCTTACCTTATGCCTATTGAAGATATATTCTCCATTGAAGGAAGAGGAACTGTCGTAACCGGAAGGATCGAAAGAGGCATTGTCAACCTGAACCAGGAAGTTGAACTGGTCGGGATCAAACCTACCAAGAAAGTTGTCGTAACCGGAATTGAAATGTTCAATAAGCAATTGGACAAGGGCCAGGCCGGAGACAATGCGGGAATCCTGCTCCGAGGCATCAAGAAGGAAGATGTTCAAAGAGGCCAGGTTCTGGCAGCGATCGGATCCATCACTCCGCATACCGAATTTTTGGGCGAAGTTTATGTTTTGACGAAAGAGGAAGGCGGAAGACACACTCCTTTCTTTACAGGATACAAACCTCAATTTTATATCAGAACTACCGATGTTACGGGCGAGGCAGCGCTTCCTGAAGGAACTGAAATGGTTATGCCCGGAGATACAGTGAACCTATCGATCAAATTGATCGCTCCGGTGGCCATGGAAGAAGGAATGAGATTTGCGATCAGAGAAGGCGGAAAAACTGTAGGTGCGGGCGTTGTTACGAAGATCATAAAATAGGAAGATTCATTCTTCTTATTTTTTGCATAAAAAATCACTTTTTTATGCAGACGAAAGATAAAAATTCATTTTTTTATCCCATAAAATAACTAAAGTTCATATAGATAATAAATTTAACTCACTTGGACCTAAATGACCGATAAAAAGAAACAGGAAAACAATGAGACTAAAACGAAGATCAGGATAAAGATCAAGGCCTATGATCATAAGATCATAGATCAGTCCGCAAAGCAGATTGTGGAGACGGTTTTGAGGAATGGCGCTACTGTCAGAGGACCGGTGCCTCTTCCTACAGAGATAAGCAAGCTGACCGTAAACAAATCCACTTTCGTGCACAAGGATTCACGTGATCAATTTGAAATGAGGATCCACAAGAGACTCGTTGACATAATTGAACCGAATCCAAAGATCATCGATGCGCTGACGAATCTGAATCTTCCGGCGGGTGTATTCGTTGAAATAAAGATGTAGTTGTAAATGAACTGTTAAAATTAAAATTTATTATATGCTAGTTTAAGTACTGGTACTGGGACTGTGAAACAATCGAGTTCCGGGAAAGTTATGAGTACTTAGTATACTGAATTAGCCAATGAAATCGGATTAAAACGGTTATGGTTGGCTGAATGTCCGGTTTTTTTATTTGTTTATCAGATTGATTAATTTATATATATTATGAAATTCATATTAGGAAAAAAAATTGGAATGAGCCAGATATTCATCGGCGAAGGGGAAAACAGAAAGGTTGTTCCGGTCACTGTCATTGAAGCCGGACCTTGCGTGGTGACACAAGTTAAGACGGTCGAGAAGGACGGATATAGGGCGGTACAGGTGGGATTCGGAGAGAAGAAAAGCATAAACAAGCCGATGGCAGGGCATTTGAAAGGTCTTGGAAAATTCAGATATCTTGCTGAATTCGAACCTGAGGAAAAGGCGGAATATAAGGTCGGTGATAAGATCGAACTTAGCGTGTTCGCTGAAGGCGACAAGGTGAAGATCGTCGGAACGACAAAGGCGAAAGGATTCCAGGGGCCGATGAAGAGACATGGTTTCAGGGGCGGACCGGCATCTCACGGACAGAAGCACAGCAACAGAAAGCCGGGCTCGCTTGCATCGAGAAGAACCGGAAAAGTTGCCAAGGGAAAAAGGATGGCCGGAAGAATGGGTGCGGATAAACATACACAGATCAGTCTGAAGATCGCGGAAGTGGATAAGGAGCGCGGATTATTGCTTGTGAAAGGATCCGTAGCCGGAAATCCGGGAGGGTTGCTGAAAGTTTTAAGCG encodes the following:
- the rpsJ gene encoding 30S ribosomal protein S10 — translated: MTDKKKQENNETKTKIRIKIKAYDHKIIDQSAKQIVETVLRNGATVRGPVPLPTEISKLTVNKSTFVHKDSRDQFEMRIHKRLVDIIEPNPKIIDALTNLNLPAGVFVEIKM
- the rplC gene encoding 50S ribosomal protein L3 gives rise to the protein MKFILGKKIGMSQIFIGEGENRKVVPVTVIEAGPCVVTQVKTVEKDGYRAVQVGFGEKKSINKPMAGHLKGLGKFRYLAEFEPEEKAEYKVGDKIELSVFAEGDKVKIVGTTKAKGFQGPMKRHGFRGGPASHGQKHSNRKPGSLASRRTGKVAKGKRMAGRMGADKHTQISLKIAEVDKERGLLLVKGSVAGNPGGLLKVLSE
- the tuf gene encoding elongation factor Tu, which encodes MAELFDRSKPHVNVGTIGHVDHGKTTLTAAITSCLAGAGKKSHKVNVDDLDKAPESKARGITIATAHVEYETDARHYAHVDCPGHADYIKNMITGAAQMDGAILVVAATDGPMPQTREHILLARQVGVPEIVVFINKVDMVDDPELIDLVEDEVRELLTKYEFDGANTAIVRGSALKALECGCGKEECAACKPVLELTKALDERIPQPKRETDKPYLMPIEDIFSIEGRGTVVTGRIERGIVNLNQEVELVGIKPTKKVVVTGIEMFNKQLDKGQAGDNAGILLRGIKKEDVQRGQVLAAIGSITPHTEFLGEVYVLTKEEGGRHTPFFTGYKPQFYIRTTDVTGEAALPEGTEMVMPGDTVNLSIKLIAPVAMEEGMRFAIREGGKTVGAGVVTKIIK